TAGTCGAGCACCATCACCTTGGTGGTGATGCCCGCCGCCCGGAACGCCGGGAAGAGGTGGTTCTTGGTGAAGTTGAGCAGACCGGCGCCGTTCCAGTTCATCGATGCGTAACCGGTGGTGTCGGTGCCGCAGCAGGTCGGCTCGTTCTGCACGGTCACGTAGTCGACGCGCAGCCCGTTGGCCTGGTTCTGCTGGATGTACTTGACGAAGTACTGGGCGTACATCGGGTAGTACTCGGCCTTGAGCCAGCCGCGGTGGACGAAGTCGTTGTTGTCCTTCATCCAGGCGGGCGCGCTCCACGGCGAACCCATCACCTTGACGGCCGGGTTGAGGGCCCGGGCCTGCTTGGTGAGCGGGACGATGTCGGTGAGGTCGTGCGCGATGGAGAAGTTGTTGAGGTCGCAGCACGTGTCGTCGTAGCTGTAGTTGAAGCGGGCGAGGTCGGAGGCGCCCATCGGGTTGCGGACGAAGGCGAGCCCGATGCCGTTGACCGGGTCGAAGAGGTCGCGCATCACCTGGTCGCGAGTGGCCGCCGAGATGACTCCGCCGCTGTTGAGCAGCCAGGCCGAGCTGTCGGCGAAGGAGGCGCCGCCGCCCTCCCAGGTCTGGTAGGTGGTGCCCTCGTTGACGCTGATCGTCTGGTTGGCGGCGGCGCTGTTGGCGACGAAGTTGATCGGCGCCTGCTGCTGCAGGCCCCGGGTGACGGTCCGGCCACCGGCGTCGCTGGTGGTCGTGAGGTAGATGTTGACCTGCTCTCCGGCCGCGAAGGCGGCCGGGGTGGGACCGGCGATGAGCCCGGCTCCGGCGAGCACGAGTGCCGCCACAGCCGTTCTGGTCCTACCGTTGCGCATAGTGGATCTCCCTGCGTTGGGGGACAGCGGGCACTGACCGTCGTGTGGCCCTGCCCGGCAACGCATCGACGTCAGGGATTTGTTAACACGGTTTCCTGAAGCATGTCAACAGGTCGATTGCTGAAACGATCTTGAAACATGTCGCTAACTGCCCCTTGACAAGCAGCTCAGCCGATACTTAAATCACAGCACAAATTAAGTAGCAAAATCTTGCCCACGGAGGGTGGAGTTAATGCTCGGAAACGTGCACAAGATCGGCGCAACCGTGCTCGCGGCTGCGTTGGCCTTTGGCCTGGTCGCGTGCGGCGATGGTGATGACACGGCGACAGGTGGAAAGACCAAGGTCGTCATCGGTACGTTCGGTGAGTTCGGGTACCAGCCGCTCTACAAGGAGTACATGGCTGCGCACCCCAACATCGAAATCGTCGAGCGCATCACCAAGACCGAGGACCATCACAAGAACCTCGCGGCGCACCTCGCCACGAACACCGGCTCGGCCGACATCGAGGCGATCGAGGAGGGCTGGCTCGGCCAGTTCAAGTCGCAGCCCGACAAGTTCAACAACCTGCTCGACCTCGGCGCCAAGGACATCCAGGGCCAGTGGCCGGCCTGGAAGTGGCAGGCGTCGGTCGGCAAGAACGGCTCCCAGATCGGTCTCGGCACCGACGTCGGCGGCATGGCGATGTGCTACCGCACCGACCTCTTCGCCAAGGCCGGCCTGCCGACCAACCGCGACGAGGTCTCGGCGCTGTGGTCGAACTGGGACGGCTACATCACCGCGGGCAAGAAGTACGCCGCCGCGAAGATCAAGGACTCGTCCTTCACCGACGGCCCGGCCGTCATGTACCGCGCGATCCTCGGCCAGGCGGACGTCGGCCTCTACGACACCTCCGACAACATCGTGGTCGACTCCAACCCCGCTGTGCGCGCCGCCTTCGACAAGACGATCGAGGCGCTCAACGCCGGCCTCTCCGCGAAGATCGCCGCCTGGTCCCCGGACTGGAACGCCGGTTTCCAGAAGGGCCGCTTCGCCACGATCGCCTGCCCGTCGTGGATGATGGCCTACATCCAGACCCAGGCCGCGGATGCCGCGGGCAAGTGGGACATCGCCAAGATCCCCGGTGGTACGGGCAACTGGGGTGGCTCGTTCCTGACGATCCCCAAGCAGTCCAAGCACGCCAAGGAGGCGTACGAGCTGGCGGCCTGGCTGACCAGCCCGGCGCAGCAGGCGAAGGTCTTCCGCGACAAGGGCAACTTCCCGTCGACCTCGACGCTCTACAGCGACCCGGTCATCACGGACTTCGTCAACCCGTTCTTCAGCAACGCCCCGGTCGGAAAGATCTTCTCCGAGTCGGTCGCGACGATGAAGGCGCAGTACCTCGGCCCGAAGGCCGGCGACATCAACACCGCGATCATCAACGCGCTGACCCGTGTGGAGCAGGGCAAGCAGGCTCCTGACGCGGCATGGACCCAGGCGCTAGCAGAGGTAAAGAAGCTCTAGCCCCGCCAACT
This portion of the Allocatelliglobosispora scoriae genome encodes:
- a CDS encoding ABC transporter substrate-binding protein, with amino-acid sequence MLGNVHKIGATVLAAALAFGLVACGDGDDTATGGKTKVVIGTFGEFGYQPLYKEYMAAHPNIEIVERITKTEDHHKNLAAHLATNTGSADIEAIEEGWLGQFKSQPDKFNNLLDLGAKDIQGQWPAWKWQASVGKNGSQIGLGTDVGGMAMCYRTDLFAKAGLPTNRDEVSALWSNWDGYITAGKKYAAAKIKDSSFTDGPAVMYRAILGQADVGLYDTSDNIVVDSNPAVRAAFDKTIEALNAGLSAKIAAWSPDWNAGFQKGRFATIACPSWMMAYIQTQAADAAGKWDIAKIPGGTGNWGGSFLTIPKQSKHAKEAYELAAWLTSPAQQAKVFRDKGNFPSTSTLYSDPVITDFVNPFFSNAPVGKIFSESVATMKAQYLGPKAGDINTAIINALTRVEQGKQAPDAAWTQALAEVKKL